One stretch of Alcaligenes aquatilis DNA includes these proteins:
- a CDS encoding efflux transporter outer membrane subunit, with product MAQYRWIAGAMSTLVLQACSSLSSDLDKTAPTLPQAYQQQGKVASEPVLTQVEPQWWRAYNSPALNSLMQEALKDVAVLRQAQARILQAQAQARIAGASLLPELQGNLSVQRDAPFSSSHGDSRSQYVAGVFMSYELDVWGRHRAQADSAVFLAQAANYELDVLRVSVQAQVVHLSLQALGDKQRVAIARQNLAVAQRLLSLLEARLRAGAASPLELAQQRQLLASQQRKLFVLEEQAMRTRVELATLLGRTEIMPEPQEDIASLQVPELEAGLPSQLLSQRPDIARIEAQLSAAHADVRVARAALYPSLTLGARAGASGNHWEESLRHPVYSLISGLVAPIFNAGRLEAGKDLSDARLQEWLVQYRQTIVQAYMDVEGVLAQLHSLDAQAQIMELEWEQARLAFQLAEARYRSGSETLLSLLDAQRTLYAAQDVRVSLMQSRLQSRAALFRALGGGWQAGSGGLADQGTVAQAGV from the coding sequence ATGGCTCAGTACCGATGGATAGCAGGGGCCATGAGCACGCTGGTGCTGCAAGCGTGCAGTTCCTTGTCCTCTGATCTGGACAAGACAGCACCGACGCTGCCCCAGGCTTATCAGCAACAAGGCAAGGTGGCTTCTGAGCCGGTTCTGACCCAGGTGGAGCCGCAGTGGTGGCGCGCCTATAACAGTCCCGCTTTGAACAGTCTGATGCAGGAAGCCTTGAAGGATGTGGCGGTGCTACGTCAGGCTCAGGCCCGGATCTTGCAGGCGCAGGCCCAGGCACGCATTGCCGGAGCCAGTTTGCTGCCGGAATTGCAGGGCAATCTGTCTGTGCAAAGAGATGCGCCGTTTTCTTCCTCGCATGGAGACTCTCGCTCGCAATATGTGGCCGGTGTATTCATGAGCTACGAGCTGGATGTGTGGGGGCGCCATCGTGCTCAGGCCGACAGCGCCGTGTTCCTGGCTCAGGCGGCGAATTACGAGCTGGACGTGCTGCGTGTCAGTGTGCAGGCGCAGGTGGTGCATTTAAGCTTGCAGGCTCTGGGTGATAAACAGCGGGTCGCCATTGCCCGTCAAAACCTGGCCGTTGCACAACGCTTGTTGAGTTTGCTGGAGGCCCGCTTGCGGGCGGGGGCGGCTTCGCCTTTGGAGCTGGCACAGCAACGTCAATTGCTGGCTTCGCAACAGCGCAAACTGTTTGTGCTTGAAGAGCAGGCCATGCGCACGCGGGTGGAGTTGGCGACCTTGTTGGGCCGTACTGAAATCATGCCTGAACCGCAAGAAGATATTGCCAGTTTGCAGGTGCCGGAGCTGGAGGCAGGCTTGCCTTCACAACTGCTTTCGCAACGTCCTGACATTGCGCGCATCGAGGCCCAATTGTCAGCGGCGCATGCCGATGTGCGGGTGGCGCGCGCTGCCCTGTATCCCAGCCTGACTCTGGGGGCGCGGGCAGGGGCATCGGGCAATCATTGGGAAGAAAGCTTGCGCCATCCGGTCTACAGCCTGATCAGTGGACTGGTGGCTCCTATCTTCAATGCGGGTCGTCTGGAGGCGGGCAAGGATTTGAGCGACGCCCGTTTGCAGGAGTGGCTGGTGCAGTATCGTCAGACCATTGTGCAGGCCTATATGGATGTGGAAGGTGTGCTGGCGCAACTGCATAGCCTGGATGCTCAGGCGCAGATCATGGAACTGGAGTGGGAGCAAGCCAGGCTAGCGTTTCAACTGGCCGAAGCACGTTATCGCTCCGGCTCGGAAACCTTGCTGTCTTTATTGGATGCGCAGCGTACCTTGTACGCCGCTCAGGATGTGCGCGTCAGCTTGATGCAGTCGCGTTTGCAGTCCCGCGCGGCGCTGTTCAGAGCGCTGGGCGGGGGCTGGCAAGCCGGTTCAGGCGGCCTGGCTGATCAGGGGACGGTGGCACAGGCTGGGGTCTAG
- a CDS encoding ABC transporter permease, with amino-acid sequence MVGAAPSLIELRDICRIYGGPPSTTPAVQVLFDVSLSIEPGEFVAIVGASGSGKSTLMNLLGCLDKPSSGTYLFQGQDVAQLSADELAALRRETFGFVFQGYHLIPTETASENVQMPAIYAGLDEDTRAARAAELLSSLGLADKLDNRPNQLSGGQQQRVSIARALMNGGRVILADEPTGALDSRSGAEVMALLRELSDSGHTIILITHDHQVAAMADRVIEIRDGCILSDSRPDAAQETRAKPPLTESVHRRSPWLSEIKDAARSALRSMLINRHRTALTLLGVIIGVASVIVMLAVGEGARQRVMDQMGTMGTTIMYLSSSSPPNGLPKGQLTEDDLEAVGELPLIRRVMPVIGDPITVRRGRVDRQVYVFAANETMPDIHRWQLAQGRYYTDAEDRDLAPLVVLGHRAAKHFFPDRDVPLGQQLLIGNSPFEVIGVMQERGADSGAQDYDDMVFVPYHAARARVYQAQTQPDYVVIDARDSATVLEAEQDMRQLLTQRHGGREDFSIGNAAARLQAEASTRQAMSMMLGLIAAVSLVVGGIGVMNVMLMTVRERTREIGIRMATGARQSDIMRQFLTEAVLLTITGGCLGVLVGAVVGIGLIFGGVDVVFSLRAALGAFGCAVVTGMVFGYMPARTAAALDPVQALAGE; translated from the coding sequence ATGGTAGGGGCTGCACCGTCTTTGATTGAGCTGCGCGACATCTGCCGTATCTATGGTGGCCCGCCCAGCACCACACCGGCTGTGCAGGTTTTGTTCGATGTCAGCCTGAGCATTGAGCCGGGCGAGTTTGTGGCGATTGTGGGGGCGTCGGGATCGGGCAAGTCGACTTTGATGAACCTGCTCGGTTGTCTGGACAAACCCAGCAGCGGCACTTATCTGTTCCAAGGCCAGGATGTTGCACAGTTAAGCGCGGATGAGCTGGCTGCCTTGCGTCGGGAGACCTTTGGTTTTGTGTTTCAGGGCTATCACCTGATACCTACCGAAACGGCCAGTGAAAACGTGCAGATGCCCGCTATTTATGCGGGCCTGGACGAGGACACGCGTGCTGCACGTGCCGCAGAATTACTCAGCAGTCTGGGACTGGCGGATAAGCTGGACAATCGCCCAAATCAGTTGTCTGGCGGTCAGCAGCAGCGCGTGTCCATTGCCCGTGCCTTGATGAACGGTGGTCGAGTCATTCTGGCCGACGAGCCCACGGGTGCGCTGGACTCACGTAGCGGTGCGGAAGTCATGGCTTTGTTGCGCGAGCTGTCGGATTCCGGGCACACGATCATTCTGATTACGCACGATCATCAAGTGGCTGCGATGGCGGACCGGGTGATCGAGATTCGTGATGGCTGCATCTTGTCCGATAGCCGCCCCGATGCGGCCCAGGAAACAAGGGCCAAGCCGCCTTTGACGGAGTCGGTGCATCGCCGCTCGCCCTGGCTCTCGGAAATCAAGGATGCGGCACGTAGTGCCTTGCGCAGCATGCTGATCAACCGGCATCGCACCGCCTTGACCTTGCTGGGGGTGATTATTGGTGTGGCCTCGGTCATTGTCATGCTGGCCGTGGGCGAGGGCGCGCGTCAGCGGGTGATGGATCAGATGGGCACGATGGGCACCACCATCATGTACTTGAGCAGTTCCTCGCCTCCCAATGGTTTGCCCAAAGGACAACTGACCGAGGACGACTTGGAGGCGGTCGGTGAACTGCCCCTGATACGGCGTGTGATGCCGGTGATCGGTGATCCCATTACGGTGCGCAGGGGCCGTGTGGACCGGCAGGTGTATGTGTTTGCCGCCAATGAAACCATGCCGGATATTCACCGCTGGCAGTTGGCACAAGGCCGTTACTACACCGATGCCGAGGACCGGGATCTGGCCCCTCTGGTTGTGCTGGGACATCGTGCCGCCAAGCATTTCTTCCCCGATAGGGATGTGCCTTTGGGGCAGCAGCTCCTGATCGGTAATTCGCCTTTTGAGGTGATCGGGGTGATGCAGGAGCGCGGTGCCGACTCAGGCGCACAGGATTATGACGATATGGTGTTTGTGCCTTACCACGCGGCGCGTGCTCGTGTGTATCAGGCTCAGACGCAACCCGATTATGTGGTGATTGATGCGCGGGACAGCGCGACCGTTCTGGAAGCGGAGCAGGACATGCGCCAGTTGCTGACACAACGTCACGGTGGGCGCGAGGACTTTTCAATCGGCAATGCGGCGGCTCGCTTGCAGGCCGAGGCGTCCACGCGTCAGGCCATGAGCATGATGCTGGGCCTGATTGCCGCCGTGTCTTTGGTGGTGGGCGGTATTGGCGTCATGAACGTGATGTTGATGACAGTGCGTGAGCGCACGCGGGAAATTGGCATACGTATGGCCACGGGGGCGCGACAAAGCGACATCATGCGCCAGTTTCTGACCGAGGCGGTGTTGTTGACGATCACAGGTGGCTGCCTGGGTGTGCTGGTGGGGGCTGTGGTAGGTATTGGTTTGATTTTTGGAGGGGTGGATGTGGTGTTTTCCTTGCGGGCTGCTTTGGGTGCCTTTGGCTGCGCCGTGGTGACGGGCATGGTTTTTGGCTATATGCCCGCACGGACGGCGGCCGCACTGGACCCCGTTCAGGCTTTGGCGGGGGAGTAA
- a CDS encoding efflux RND transporter periplasmic adaptor subunit: MKSKAVKRRWAFALVAVLVLGALAAQAGRSSEQFETVAVEQGDIRATVAAVGTLKPSRYVDVGAQVSGQITALPVAPGDQLEQGQLLVEIDPSVQQASVDAGRASLAAYRAQLAEQQAQLVLARQQLTRQRQLERQQASRQEDIQIAQANLATAQARVAHVQAQMEQTQATLKADEARLGYTRIYAPMSGTVIGVQAREGQTLNATYQTPTILRIADLGTMTVWTSVSEADIRRIKPGMAVTFTTLGEQGETQARQWQATVRQVLPAPEGSAQEETAAAAPSATKAIMYTVLFDVDNKDGALMPQMTAQVLFEIDRADQALLVPLAALRPDPQRGPDAFKVPVLEQGKLQEKPVSLGVRNRHQVQVVEGLANEEQVVLAVVTPERGWRWLQW; the protein is encoded by the coding sequence ATGAAGTCCAAAGCAGTGAAGCGTCGCTGGGCGTTCGCCCTGGTGGCGGTGCTGGTATTGGGGGCGCTGGCCGCACAGGCCGGGCGCTCGTCAGAGCAATTTGAAACGGTAGCCGTAGAGCAAGGCGATATACGCGCGACCGTTGCGGCGGTGGGAACCTTGAAGCCCAGTCGCTATGTGGACGTCGGGGCACAGGTGTCGGGGCAGATTACGGCGTTGCCGGTTGCGCCGGGCGATCAGCTTGAGCAGGGCCAGTTGCTGGTGGAAATTGACCCCAGTGTGCAACAGGCCTCGGTCGATGCAGGCCGCGCGTCGTTGGCGGCGTATCGCGCTCAGTTGGCCGAGCAGCAGGCGCAGCTTGTACTGGCGCGCCAGCAGTTGACTCGTCAGCGTCAATTGGAACGCCAGCAGGCCAGCCGTCAGGAGGATATACAAATTGCCCAGGCAAATCTGGCGACGGCTCAGGCTCGTGTTGCCCATGTGCAAGCGCAGATGGAGCAGACTCAGGCCACGCTGAAAGCGGACGAGGCCCGATTGGGCTACACGCGCATTTACGCACCCATGAGTGGCACCGTTATTGGTGTACAGGCGCGTGAAGGGCAAACACTGAATGCCACTTATCAAACCCCCACTATTTTGCGTATTGCCGATTTGGGCACCATGACGGTGTGGACCAGCGTGTCCGAGGCGGATATCCGCCGTATCAAACCGGGTATGGCCGTGACCTTTACAACCTTGGGTGAGCAGGGCGAGACACAGGCGCGTCAATGGCAGGCTACGGTGCGGCAGGTCCTGCCGGCGCCCGAGGGCAGCGCGCAGGAAGAAACCGCCGCAGCCGCCCCGAGCGCCACCAAGGCCATCATGTATACGGTGCTGTTTGATGTGGACAATAAAGACGGCGCGTTGATGCCGCAGATGACCGCGCAGGTGCTGTTTGAAATTGATCGTGCCGATCAGGCTTTGCTGGTGCCCTTGGCGGCCTTGCGCCCTGACCCGCAGCGCGGTCCCGATGCCTTCAAGGTGCCTGTGCTGGAGCAAGGCAAGCTGCAGGAAAAACCGGTCAGCCTGGGGGTGCGCAATCGCCATCAGGTGCAAGTTGTGGAGGGGCTGGCTAACGAAGAGCAGGTTGTTCTGGCGGTAGTCACACCTGAGCGTGGCTGGCGGTGGTTGCAATGGTAG
- a CDS encoding TonB-dependent receptor, producing the protein MTSLFKPCLGRTLVLSLFALHVQAQAQDNVNRAQTPELSTITVNASADASRQGLLPEYAGGQVASGGRVGVLGSLDNMDSPFSVNSYTSRYIEQLQASTVADVVRHDPSVRVARGFGNFQESFFIRGFLTASDDIAYNGLFGLLPRQATAAELAERIEVLHGAGGFLYGAAPSGGGIGGTINVLPKRAGENPLTKLGVGYGSGGQSQIKVDMSRRFADDAAGIRVNAIRRSGDTAVDNEHTRLDLYTVGMDWRGERVRLSADLGYQEHKLREVRPNVALKAGLSALPDLPSHKRNFAQPWTYSNEETVFGTLRGEYDLNDSITLWAAYGMKHGKEDNQLATQTVTDAVSGKTTFSRFNNSRRDDVKTGELGLRARFETGPVLHELVAAASLYDHKEKNAWAMGSKQDSNLYDPVNQALSPIAFTGGDLGSPALVGRTKLTSYTLGDLMYLWDDRLEVMLGLRHQIMETRSYDYGTQALQRKDRQQHTSPAAGVVFKLTDEWALYGNYTESLAQGDLAPTRFNNQPVQNAGQRLSAFVAKQKELGVKYDNGSLGGGLTFFTTTKPRGVVNDDLRFVEAGKDRHNGLELSFYGQLTDSLRILGGVTALDTKQKNTGDPLSEGQRVIGVPRWQGSLGLTWDVPQVTGLSLDTQLLATGARYADSANAIRVPGWVRWDLGASYQRKISGVPMTFRASVENVADTTYWASVGGYPNNGYLVLSQPRTFMLSMSAEF; encoded by the coding sequence ATGACTTCTTTATTCAAACCTTGCCTGGGACGCACCTTGGTCTTGTCCTTGTTTGCTCTTCATGTTCAGGCTCAGGCCCAAGACAATGTCAATCGTGCCCAGACGCCGGAGTTATCAACCATTACCGTCAATGCCAGTGCCGATGCGTCGCGTCAGGGTTTGCTGCCGGAGTATGCTGGCGGCCAGGTCGCCAGCGGAGGCCGGGTTGGGGTACTGGGTTCCCTGGACAATATGGACTCGCCCTTTAGCGTCAATAGCTATACCAGCCGCTATATCGAGCAACTGCAGGCGTCCACGGTAGCCGATGTGGTGCGCCATGATCCTTCTGTGCGTGTGGCCCGTGGTTTTGGCAACTTCCAGGAAAGTTTTTTCATCCGGGGCTTTTTGACGGCTTCCGATGATATTGCCTACAACGGCCTGTTTGGACTGCTGCCCCGACAAGCGACGGCTGCGGAACTGGCCGAGCGCATTGAAGTGCTGCATGGAGCAGGGGGTTTTCTGTATGGTGCCGCGCCCTCTGGCGGTGGTATTGGCGGCACGATTAACGTGCTGCCCAAACGTGCCGGTGAGAACCCGCTGACCAAGCTTGGTGTGGGTTATGGCAGTGGCGGGCAAAGCCAGATCAAGGTGGATATGTCGCGCCGTTTTGCCGATGATGCGGCCGGTATTCGCGTCAATGCCATCAGGCGTAGTGGCGATACGGCTGTCGACAATGAACATACCCGTCTGGATCTGTACACAGTGGGGATGGATTGGCGTGGTGAGCGCGTACGGTTGTCGGCGGATCTGGGCTATCAGGAGCACAAGCTGCGTGAAGTCCGGCCTAATGTGGCGTTAAAGGCGGGCCTGTCCGCCTTGCCGGACTTGCCTTCACATAAGCGTAACTTCGCTCAGCCCTGGACGTACTCCAATGAGGAAACCGTTTTCGGCACCCTACGCGGGGAATATGATCTGAATGATTCCATTACCTTGTGGGCTGCCTATGGCATGAAACATGGCAAGGAAGATAATCAGCTTGCGACTCAGACGGTCACGGATGCGGTATCTGGCAAAACCACTTTCTCACGTTTCAACAATTCCCGACGCGATGATGTGAAAACAGGCGAATTGGGTTTGCGGGCCCGTTTTGAAACCGGGCCTGTGCTGCATGAACTGGTGGCCGCCGCCTCCTTGTATGACCACAAGGAGAAAAACGCCTGGGCCATGGGCAGCAAGCAGGACAGCAATCTTTATGATCCCGTGAACCAGGCCTTGTCGCCCATCGCCTTTACAGGTGGTGATCTGGGGTCTCCGGCGTTGGTAGGGCGCACCAAATTGACCAGTTATACCCTGGGTGATTTGATGTACCTCTGGGATGATCGGTTGGAAGTGATGCTGGGTTTGCGCCATCAAATCATGGAAACGCGCAGCTATGACTACGGCACCCAAGCCTTGCAGCGCAAAGACCGTCAGCAACATACCAGCCCTGCAGCGGGTGTGGTGTTCAAGCTGACGGATGAATGGGCCCTGTATGGCAACTACACGGAAAGCCTGGCACAAGGTGATCTGGCACCGACTCGCTTTAATAACCAGCCGGTTCAAAACGCCGGGCAGCGCTTGTCGGCCTTTGTGGCCAAGCAAAAAGAGCTGGGGGTCAAGTACGACAACGGTTCTCTGGGCGGCGGGCTAACCTTCTTTACCACGACCAAACCGCGTGGCGTGGTCAATGACGATCTGCGTTTTGTGGAAGCGGGCAAGGACCGCCATAACGGGCTGGAGTTAAGCTTTTACGGTCAGTTGACCGATTCCTTGCGCATTCTCGGTGGCGTGACTGCCCTGGACACCAAGCAGAAAAACACGGGTGATCCGCTTAGCGAAGGCCAGCGAGTGATTGGCGTGCCGCGCTGGCAAGGCAGTCTGGGTTTGACCTGGGATGTGCCGCAGGTGACGGGCTTGTCGCTGGATACACAGCTATTGGCCACTGGTGCCCGTTACGCGGATTCGGCCAATGCAATCCGTGTGCCAGGCTGGGTACGCTGGGACCTGGGGGCCAGCTACCAGCGCAAGATCTCCGGTGTGCCGATGACGTTCAGGGCCAGTGTCGAGAATGTCGCCGATACGACGTATTGGGCTTCGGTAGGCGGTTATCCCAATAATGGCTATCTGGTCTTATCGCAGCCACGCACCTTCATGTTGAGTATGTCCGCCGAGTTTTAA
- a CDS encoding YncE family protein — MFTRCLALSVLSAALLSAGSLAHAQPSEAVSLPLTPELAQKTSITAEGALRKDLAYGIYQAVYSPFDNSLYVASAERAPSVRGGVIYKLDPITLDVKGTMYTDQSNFGLARNASGDTLYVTNSLAAAVSKVGLKEDGNIERVHFNNKSFDDTKMGPRTIRHDPQQGRIYVGAVGAPAVIWVLDDRTLELIDTIENAGKWVTGLLVDSASHRLYAANGDGEVMVVNTQTNQIEQRWKPAGVKPALLLNFALDSSRNRLYVTETKDQKTVYVLDARDGKLLQTLPVGDAMDILYNADRDELYLTHREQGKVSVLDGASYAVKAQYNLPDNPNSLELGPDSQLYVTVKAPATPQYKASKRESVVRIDLKNIKG; from the coding sequence ATGTTCACACGTTGTCTTGCTTTGTCTGTCTTGTCTGCCGCTTTGCTCAGTGCCGGATCGCTTGCTCACGCCCAGCCGTCAGAGGCTGTCTCGCTGCCCTTGACGCCGGAGCTGGCACAAAAAACCTCGATTACGGCAGAAGGAGCCTTGCGCAAGGATCTGGCCTACGGGATTTATCAAGCGGTTTACAGCCCCTTTGATAATTCCTTGTATGTGGCCTCGGCAGAGCGGGCGCCGTCGGTTCGTGGCGGCGTGATCTATAAGCTGGACCCCATCACTCTGGATGTGAAGGGGACCATGTATACCGACCAGAGCAATTTCGGCCTGGCAAGGAACGCCTCGGGCGATACGTTGTACGTGACCAATAGTCTGGCTGCTGCCGTCTCCAAAGTAGGGCTAAAGGAGGACGGAAACATAGAGCGCGTCCACTTCAACAATAAGAGTTTTGATGACACCAAAATGGGTCCGCGCACGATTCGTCACGATCCTCAGCAAGGTCGTATCTATGTGGGAGCCGTAGGCGCGCCTGCCGTGATCTGGGTGTTGGATGATCGCACTCTGGAGCTGATTGACACCATTGAAAACGCTGGCAAATGGGTCACGGGGCTCTTGGTGGATTCGGCCTCGCATCGTCTGTATGCCGCCAATGGTGATGGTGAGGTGATGGTGGTGAATACCCAAACCAATCAGATTGAACAGCGCTGGAAACCGGCGGGCGTCAAACCCGCCTTGCTCTTGAATTTTGCGCTGGACTCCAGCCGCAATCGTCTCTATGTGACAGAGACCAAGGACCAGAAAACCGTGTATGTGCTGGATGCCCGAGACGGCAAATTGCTGCAGACACTGCCGGTGGGCGACGCGATGGATATCTTGTACAACGCCGATCGTGATGAGTTGTACTTGACGCATCGTGAGCAAGGCAAGGTATCCGTGTTGGATGGCGCCAGCTATGCGGTCAAGGCGCAGTACAACTTGCCTGATAACCCCAACAGCCTGGAACTGGGTCCGGACAGCCAGTTGTACGTAACCGTTAAGGCGCCTGCTACCCCGCAGTACAAGGCCAGCAAGCGTGAAAGTGTGGTGCGCATTGATCTGAAGAACATCAAGGGTTGA
- the mutS gene encoding DNA mismatch repair protein MutS gives MTSAADLSAHTPMMRQYLQLKAEAGSHLLFYRMGDFYEMFYADAERGARLLNLTLTKRGSSNGEPIPMAGVPFHAMEGYLARLVALGESVAICEQVGDPATSKGPVERKIMRVVTPGTLTDDALLPPKADRLIAACTLIKVQRQEMVGLAWMNLASGEFLVSQCEPDMLDTELNRIGPVELVYPESLRPAPELPQASCHTLPDWHFAQDGSRETLLDHFDLDSLASFGLDDLPAATAAAGALLRYVGSTQSQSLVHITAIRVQHSSDFLVLDAVTRKNLEITETISGETSPTLFSTLDHCQTPMGSRLLRRWLHHPLRLNHAVQQRQDVVSLFFQTQQSASLNAGDPLGVLRHALRRFPDLERIATRISLRSVRPRELASLRDALATLPELRQELEHNFAQSEHLYGHLLNLALDPELASLLQAAIASEPALLVRDGGVIADGYDADLDELRSLASDSGDVLVKIEARERERTGIATLRVEYNRVHGFFIEVSRGQADKVPDDYRRRQTLKNAERFITPELKEWEDKVLSAKDRSLSREKFLFDQLLDKLQSYAGPLALCSSALAELDTLSSLALHALDNNWVAPELSEQAGIWIEAGRHPVVEHSIERFTPNHCEMHAQRRMLLITGPNMGGKSTYMRQVALIALLARIGSFVPANTARIGQIDRIFTRIGAADDLAGGRSTFMMEMTEAAAILAGATPYSLVLMDEIGRGTSTYDGLALAWSIAHRLLSHNQALTLFATHYFEITRLPNELPAAANVHLAAAESASGIVFLHEVQEGPASRSYGIQVAQRAGIPSAVIRQASRELSRLEAQNDPSAQLDLFNAGSAPEATATESDPTTEQALELLDQFKQLDVDDLSARDALDLLYRWKKEMKSAG, from the coding sequence ATGACTTCTGCTGCCGATCTGTCCGCCCACACGCCCATGATGCGTCAATACCTTCAGCTCAAAGCGGAGGCCGGCTCGCATCTGCTGTTCTATCGGATGGGGGACTTCTATGAGATGTTCTACGCCGATGCCGAGCGCGGCGCGCGCCTGCTAAACCTGACACTGACCAAGCGCGGGTCCTCCAACGGCGAGCCCATCCCGATGGCAGGTGTGCCTTTTCATGCCATGGAAGGGTATCTGGCGCGTTTAGTCGCTTTGGGCGAATCCGTCGCCATCTGTGAGCAAGTCGGTGACCCGGCTACCAGCAAAGGACCGGTCGAGCGCAAGATCATGCGCGTAGTCACCCCCGGCACGCTGACCGATGATGCCTTGCTGCCTCCCAAGGCAGATCGCCTGATCGCCGCATGCACGCTCATCAAAGTACAACGCCAGGAAATGGTCGGACTGGCCTGGATGAACCTGGCCAGTGGCGAGTTTCTGGTCAGCCAGTGCGAGCCGGACATGCTGGACACGGAACTGAACCGTATCGGCCCCGTCGAGCTGGTCTACCCCGAATCGCTGCGCCCTGCCCCGGAACTGCCGCAAGCCAGTTGCCACACCTTGCCGGACTGGCACTTTGCGCAAGACGGTTCACGCGAAACCCTGCTGGACCATTTCGATCTGGACTCTTTGGCCAGCTTTGGTCTGGACGATCTGCCTGCGGCTACGGCAGCAGCCGGAGCCTTGCTGCGTTATGTCGGCAGCACGCAATCCCAATCCCTGGTTCACATCACGGCTATCCGTGTTCAGCATAGTTCGGACTTTCTGGTGCTGGATGCGGTCACGCGCAAGAATCTGGAAATTACCGAAACCATTAGCGGTGAAACCAGCCCGACGCTGTTCTCTACGCTGGATCATTGCCAGACCCCCATGGGCAGCCGTTTGCTGCGTCGCTGGCTGCACCATCCCTTGCGTCTGAACCACGCCGTCCAGCAACGTCAGGATGTGGTGTCCCTATTTTTCCAAACCCAGCAAAGCGCCAGCCTGAATGCAGGCGATCCTTTGGGTGTGCTGCGCCATGCCCTGCGTCGTTTTCCAGACCTGGAGCGTATTGCCACGCGTATTTCCTTACGCAGCGTGCGTCCACGGGAACTGGCCAGTTTGCGCGATGCGCTGGCAACGCTACCCGAGCTGCGTCAGGAACTAGAACACAACTTTGCTCAATCTGAACATTTGTATGGGCATTTGTTAAACCTGGCGCTGGACCCAGAGCTGGCCTCTTTGCTGCAGGCCGCTATCGCCTCCGAGCCTGCCTTGCTCGTACGAGATGGGGGTGTCATTGCCGATGGCTACGATGCCGACCTGGACGAATTGCGCAGCTTGGCCAGCGACAGCGGCGATGTGTTGGTCAAGATCGAAGCCCGGGAGCGCGAGCGTACCGGCATCGCCACCCTACGCGTCGAATACAACCGTGTGCATGGTTTCTTTATTGAGGTCAGCCGGGGTCAGGCCGACAAAGTCCCCGACGATTACCGCCGCCGCCAGACACTAAAAAATGCCGAACGCTTCATCACACCTGAGCTAAAAGAATGGGAGGACAAAGTCCTGTCCGCCAAGGACCGCAGCCTGAGCCGCGAGAAGTTCCTGTTCGATCAATTGCTGGACAAGCTGCAAAGCTACGCGGGTCCCTTGGCCCTGTGCTCCAGCGCCCTGGCGGAACTGGATACCCTGTCCTCACTGGCGCTGCATGCACTGGACAATAACTGGGTCGCCCCCGAACTAAGCGAGCAAGCTGGCATCTGGATCGAAGCGGGTCGTCATCCCGTGGTGGAACACAGTATCGAGCGTTTCACACCCAACCATTGTGAGATGCATGCACAACGCCGCATGTTGCTGATTACCGGCCCGAATATGGGTGGTAAGTCCACCTATATGCGACAGGTTGCCTTGATTGCCTTATTGGCCCGCATCGGCAGCTTTGTGCCGGCCAACACAGCCCGCATTGGTCAGATCGATCGCATCTTTACCCGTATCGGCGCGGCTGATGACCTGGCCGGTGGCCGCTCCACCTTCATGATGGAAATGACCGAAGCAGCCGCGATTCTGGCCGGCGCCACCCCCTACAGCCTGGTGCTGATGGATGAGATTGGGCGCGGGACATCCACCTACGATGGTCTGGCCCTGGCCTGGTCCATCGCGCATCGCCTGCTCAGCCACAATCAGGCATTGACCTTATTTGCCACGCACTACTTTGAAATCACGCGTTTGCCCAACGAATTGCCTGCGGCTGCCAATGTGCATCTGGCCGCCGCAGAATCGGCTTCGGGCATTGTGTTCCTGCACGAAGTTCAGGAAGGTCCGGCCAGTCGCAGTTACGGGATTCAGGTTGCGCAACGTGCCGGTATCCCCTCTGCAGTCATCCGTCAGGCCAGCCGTGAACTAAGCCGTCTGGAAGCACAAAATGATCCTAGTGCACAACTGGATCTGTTCAATGCAGGTAGTGCGCCTGAAGCCACGGCGACAGAGTCTGACCCGACCACAGAACAGGCACTGGAACTGCTGGATCAGTTCAAGCAACTGGATGTGGATGACTTGAGCGCACGCGATGCCCTGGATCTGCTGTATCGCTGGAAAAAAGAGATGAAATCCGCTGGGTAG